One Brassica napus cultivar Da-Ae chromosome A1, Da-Ae, whole genome shotgun sequence genomic region harbors:
- the LOC106375697 gene encoding glycosyl hydrolase 5 family protein-like: MARSICLCIFLLFITWIPILSTSFPLSTKTRWIVDEKGQRVKLACVNWPAHLQPAVAEGLSKQPLDSISKKIVSMGFNCVRLTWPLDLMTNDTLARKITVKQSFESLNLFDDALGIQIHNPKILNLPIFNAFQEVVSNLGQNGLMVILDNHLTYPGWCCSDNDLDAFFGYPNFDPVIWAKGLGKMATLFRNVTNVIGMSLRNEPRGTRDYPDLWFRFMPKGAEAVHAANPEVLVILSGIDFDTNLSFLRDRFFNVSFTDKLVFEQHWYSFSHEGGAWVKHNSNDICAKIIGEVNHNGGFLLDRGFPLILSEFGTDERGVDVSGNRYMNCLVAWAAEKDLDWAVWALTGDYYLRTGTKHMVETYGVLDATWKNVRNSTYLQKLSGIQHPFRGPGLQEKKLILHPHTGLCVTNNHSGNVPTLRLELCTKSESSTFNPKEGILWINKMCVETPDVAGQKVKLGVGTKCSKLGQISATKMHLSFKTSNGLLLCLDVDERDNSIVANPCKCLTKDASCDPASQWFKVL, encoded by the exons ATGGCAAGATCTATATGTTTGTGTATCTTCTTATTGTTCATTACTTGGATTCCAATTCTATCCACAAGCTTTCCGCTCTCCACAAAAACTCGATGGATCGTGGACGAGAAAGGCCAAAGGGTAAAGCTAGCCTGTGTGAACTGGCCAGCTCATCTCCAGCCCGCTGTGGCTGAAGGGCTAAGCAAACAACCATTAGACTCCATCTCCAAGAAGATTGTTTCAATGGGATTTAACTGTGTTAGACTCACTTGGCCTCTTGATTTGATGACTAATGACACATTGGCTCGTAAAATCACGGTCAAGCAGTCTTTTGAAAGCTTGAACTTGTTTGATGATGCTCTTGGGATTCAAATTCACAATCCCAAAATCCTTAATCTTCCCATATTCAATGCATTCCAG GAAGTGGTATCGAACCTTGGACAAAACGGATTGATGGTGATACTAGACAACCACTTGACATATCCAGGCTGGTGTTGCAGCGACAACGACCTCGACGCTTTCTTCGGCTACCCTAACTTTGATCCCGTCATTTGGGCCAAGGGCTTGGGCAAAATGGCTACTCTTTTCCGCAATGTCACTAATGTCATTGGCATGAGCCTTAGGAACGAGCCACGTGGTACTAGAGATTACCCTGACCTATGGTTTAG GTTCATGCCAAAAGGAGCAGAAGCAGTGCACGCCGCAAACCCTGAAGTACTAGTTATCCTCTCCGGCATAGACTTCGACACAAACCTCTCTTTCCTCCGTGACCGCTTCTTCAACGTCAGCTTCACCGATAAACTCGTCTTCGAGCAGCATTGGTACAGCTTCTCCCACGAGGGAGGCGCGTGGGTAAAACACAACTCCAACGATATTTGCGCCAAAATCATCGGGGAAGTCAATCATAATGGAGGATTCTTGCTCGACAGAGGCTTTCCTTTGATTTTGAGTGAGTTTGGGACCGACGAGAGAGGCGTTGACGTCAGCGGAAACCGGTATATGAATTGTTTGGTGGCTTGGGCCGCTGAGAAGGATTTGGATTGGGCGGTTTGGGCATTAACCGGAGATTATTATTTGAGAACCGGTACAAAACATATGGTTGAGACTTATGGTGTTTTGGATGCTACTTGGAAAAACGTCAGAAACTCTACTTACTTGCAGAAACTCTCCGGAATTCAACATCCATTTAGAG GACCCGGTTTACAAGAGAAAAAACTTATTTTGCACCCACATACTGGCCTATGTGTCACCAATAACCACTCAGGCAATGTACCCACACTTCGACTTGAACTATGCACTAAATCCGAGTCATCGACCTTTAATCCCAAGGAAGGCATTCTCTGGATCAATAAAATGTGCGTTGAAACTCCAGATGTTGCTGGACAAAAGGTGAAGCTTGGAGTTGGCACTAAGTGCTCTAAGTTGGGACAAATCTCAGCTACTAAGATGCATTTGTCGTTTAAGACAAGTAATGGCTTGTTACTATGTCTTGATGTGGATGAACGTGACAACAGCATTGTCGCTAACCCTTGCAAGTGTTTGACTAAGGATGCTTCGTGTGATCCAGCGAGCCAGTGGTTCAAAGTTCTTtaa
- the LOC125585730 gene encoding uncharacterized protein LOC125585730, with amino-acid sequence MNSPRVPPPMPPGATGPASMPPGATGPASMPPGATGPASNRAASSSRSNSYPQMTLNAMLNSPARLAQPHLHPDKINGALWFGIDPCVNSFIRATWQAYYMGPWKSWRTVPDERRESWWKTFVQNFYRDPEFNDLVYGLWKKETWTTIGERISKKKRQRKKPKYINEADWTLLLEYWATEAAKKKSKKAAKSRKSDPVGKGCHKHNAGPRSFARIEYNMMVASGTNERPSFTDLVRATHTRPDGTFVDYRAEELVTQAEMEATQLSNTDGSPGSPSASSTPSRLKINKAYLKNAKGKRGHVYGLGSAQYREHAPSSRVPNGLARNLELEMRVGGLETSLQSVREDVSEVKQDVSEMKQEFASTRDAINQLLQMLRPPQAPTEQTYAQPQVPTPQP; translated from the exons ATGAACTCACCAAGAGTACCTCCTCCTATGCCTCCTGGTGCTACTGGACCGGCTTCTATGCCTCCTGGTGCTACTGGACCTGCTTCTATGCCTCCTGGTGCTACTGGACCGGCTTCGAACCGTGCTGCTTCCTCTTCTCGTTCCAATAGCTACCCGCAGATGACTCTCAATGCCATGCTCAATTCACCTGCTAGGCTAGCACAGCCTCATCTCCATCCAGATAAAATCAATGGAGCTTTATG GTTTGGTATTGACCCATGTGTCAACTCTTTCATTCGGGCAACTTGGCAAGCATACTACATGGGGCCTTGGAAGAGTTGGAGGACGGTTCCTGATGAaaggagggaatcatggtggaAAACCTTTGTG cAAAATTTCTATCGGGACCCTGAGTTTAATGACTTAGTCTACGGTCTTTGGAAGAAAGAAACGTGGACAACCATTGGTGAAAGGATAAGCAAGAAGAAGAGGCAACGTAAGAAGCCAAAGTACATCAATGAAGCTGACTGGACTCTCCTGTTAGAGTATTGGGCGACCGAGGCAGCTAAAAAGAAGAGCAAGAAGGCTGCAAAATCTCGCAAGTCTGATCCTGTGGGTAAAGGCTGCCACAAGCATAATGCAGGACCTCGGTCTTTTGCAAGGATTGAGTATAACATG ATGGTGGCTTCTGGTACTAATGAGAGGCCATCATTCACCGACCTAGTTAGGGCGACACACACCAGACCAGATGGAACTTTTGTGGACTACCGTGCTGAAGAGTTGGTTACTCAAGCCGAGATGGAAGCCACACAACTCTCTAACACTGACGGATCACCCGGGAGTCCAAGTGCATCATCTACTCCTTCTCGCCTCAAGATAAACAAAGCTTATCTAAAG AATGCTAAGGGTAAGAGGGGGCATGTTTATGGACTCGGCAGTGCCCAATACAGGGAGCACGCACCTTCTTCACGCGTCCCTAATGGTCTTGCGCGCAACCTGGAGCTGGAGATGCGGGTGGGAGGTCTTGAGACAAGCCTCCAAAGTGTGAGGGAGGACGTGTCTGAGGTGAAGCAGGATGTGTCCGAGATGAAGCAGGAGTTTGCATCAACAAGAGATGCAATCAATCAGCTCCTCCAAATGCTTCGTCCCCCACAAGCACCTACTGAACAGACTTATGCTCAGCCCCAAGTCCCAACTCCTCAGCCCTAA